The genomic DNA ACCTGGAAAACGCCATGGGGCGAGATCAACCGCTTCCAACGGCTGACGGGCGACATCCGCCAGCCGTTCGACGACAGCAAGCCCAGCATCCCGGTGCCGTACGCGTCCGGTGACTGGGGCTCGCTGGCCGCGTTCGGCATGACGTCGCCGCAGACCACGCGGCGCATCTACGGCGAGCGCGGCAACAGCTTTGTCGCGGCAGTCGAGTTCGGCCCGCGCGTGCGCGCGAAAAGCATCCTGGCGGGCGGCCAGAGCGGCGATCCGAAGTCGCCCCATTTCGCCGACCAGGCCGAGATGTATGCGCGGGGCGAATTCAAGGACGTGCTGTTCTACAAGGAAGACGTGCTGAAGAACCTGGATCGGCAGTACCACCCGGGCCAGTAAGCCGCAGACCAGTGGGCCGTTGCGCTCGCGCAAACAGACGGGCAAAACGCTATCCTCCCGTGTCCGCCAGGCGCACAATGACTGCATGCGCATGCAGTGCGCGGGAGGATCGTCATGGTCGGCCACAGCGACAGCAGCTCCCCGAAGCCGCCCGGCGGTGACCCTGACGCGCCGTGCGCCGAACTGGTGAGGCTGGAGGAATTCATCTTCGTGCGCGAGCTGTACGAGGTGTTCCTGCTGCTGGACCATATCTCCGGCCGCTGGGACAAGGTCTTGCGCAGCAATGGCGCGCAGTCGCCTTCGATTATCGAAACCATCTGCGGCATCGGCCTGGCGCCGGCCACCGATCCGGCCGCGCGGCTGCGGCAGGCCGTCGAGCTGATGAGCGCGAAGGACACGCTGAATGCGATCGCGCGTCCAGCCACCGGATTGACGGTGGCGTTCACGATCCTCGTCGTCGGCGAGGAAAACCGGCGCAAGCCGCTGGGCCAGGTGCGCCGCCTGTGCCGCGACCTGTTCCACGACCGTGCCCCGGCGGCCGACCACGCGTCGTCGCGGCGCGGCTCCGGCGGCGCCAACTGGGACAAACCCACCCGGGTCACGCTGGCGCGCTATGCCTATCCGGGCCTGATCGGCGTGGCGATCAAGTTCAACCGGCGCATCGGCTGGCTGGTGGCCTTCCTGCTGTGCGCCCTGGCCTTTACCTGCCTGCTGTCCTGGCATGTCAGCGCGGGCAACGTGATCCTGCAGCACCTGGAAGAGGTACGCGGACGCAGCGCCGAGGTGCGCAAGGAAATCAGCGCGGCCGAGCTGAAATACGCGGCGGACGAGCGTGAACGCGCGGCGGGGCGGGGCGCGACGGCGCCCGTGGTGCGCTTCTGCAAGCTCGGCACGGAGGAGGCACGCGAGTACCGCAGCACGGAAGAGTACCAGCTGTGCCAGCGCGACGAAGGCCTGCGCGACGAGCTGCGCGCGGTCCGGCTCAACCTGCGCGACTGGCTGGCGCCATGGAAGACGGCCTACAAGGTACTGACCGCCGTCACGGCGCGGCTGGACCGCTGGCTGACGCCGGCCGGCGCGGCCACGCCGGCCGTGGCACCGCCACCGGACAACGTCCGCCGCCGCGGCCACGAGGAAAAGGCCCGCATCGTCACGCTGGTGGTGGGCACGTCCGTGCTGCCGCTCGCGTATGGCGTGCTGGGTGCCGGCGCCGCCGTCGTACGGCGGCTGTGGGAGCGCATGCGCGAGAGCATGCTGTCGCCGCGCGACTCGACCCTGGCGTTGCTGCAGCTGGCGCTGGGCGGCACCATCGGCGCGTGCATCGCGCTGTTCATCAACCCATCCGGCCCGGCGCCCGCGGAAGAGCATGGGCTGCTCGGCACCTGGGCGCTGAGCGGCTCGGCGCTTTCCTTCATCGCCGGGTTCGGGGTGGAAGGTGTGTTCCGGGCGCTGGAGGGCTTCGTGCACCGGGTGTTCGGCGTGCATGAGGCGCAGCCGGGCGGGGAGGAGGGACGGGGGATGGGCAAGCGCAGCCCGTGGTGACCGGCAGGCTGCGGACTCATGGACAGGCGCGCAAAGCAACCCACGGTGACAGGCACCTATCTCAGGGCGTTACCGCCCTGAGATAGGTGCCTGTCACCGGCGGGTTTGACGCCAGCGGCGGCGCTAGATCGCTGCCAGCGCGTTCTGCAAATCGCGCCGCAGGTCCTCGAGATGCTCGATGCCGACGGAGAGGCGGATCAGGCCGTCGCCGATGCCCAGCTGCGCCCGTTGCGCTGGCGGGATCGTCGCGTGCGTCATCAGGGCCGGGTGCTCGATCAGGCTCTCGACGCCGCCCAGGCTCTCGGCCAGCGCGAACACCTCGCAGCGCTCCAGGAAGCGGCGCGCCCCGGCCAGGTCCGTGTCCAGGTCGATCGAGATGATGCCGCCGAAGCCGTCCATCTGGCGCCGCGCCAGCTCGTGCTGCGGATGCGATGCCAGGCCCGGGTAGTACACCTTGCGCACCTTCGGTTCGCGTTCCAGCCATTGCGCCAGTTCCAGGGCGCTGGCGCAGTGCCGCTCCATGCGGATCGCCAGCGTCTTCACGCCGCGCAGCGCCAGGAAGCTGTCGAACGGACCCAGGATGCCGCCCACGGAGTTCTGCAGGAAGCCCAGCTGTTCGCGCCAGGCAGCCTGCCGCTCGTCGCCCGCCACCACGGCGATGCCGCCGATGATGTCGGAGTGGCCGTTCAGGTACTTGGTGGCCGAGTGCACGACGATGTCGAAGCCCAGTTCCAGCGGGCGCTGCACGATCGGGCTGGCGAAGGTATTGTCCGCCACCGCCAGGATGCCGCGTTCGCGGCAGATCAGCGCGATGGTGCGCAGGTCGGCCAGCTTCAGCATCGGATTGGTCGGCGTCTCGATCCACACCATCTTCGTTTCCGGACGCAGCGCGGCCAGCAGGTTTTCCGGATTGGTCAGGTCGGCATAGGTGAACGAGTGGCCGGCACTGCGGCGGCGCACGCGCTCGAACAGGCGGTAGGTGCCGCCATACATGTCGTCGCCGGCCACGATGTGCGAGCCCGCGTCCAGCAGTTCCAGCACGGTGGAGATCGCGGCCAGGCCGGAGGCGAACGCAAAGCCTTGCGCGCCGCCTTCCAGGTCGGCCACGCAGCGCTCGAACGCCCAGCGGGTCGGATTGTGCGAGCGGCCGTAGTCCAGGCCCTTGTGCACGCCCGGGCTGTCCTGCACAAACGTGGAGGTGGCGTAGATCGGCGGCATGATCGCGCCGGTCGAGGGGTCGGGGGCCTGGCCAGCGTGGATGACGCGGGTGGCGAGATGGGAGGTTTTATCGTCTTGCATTAGGTCAGTGTCCTGCGCAGGTGGTTGAGGAGGTCGAAGCGGGTGATCAGGCCATAGAACGTGTCCTGGGTCGCGACCACGGCCGTCAGGCCACGGTCCAGCGTGCTGCGCAGCGCCTGCACGGAGTCGCTTGGGTGCAGCGTTTCCAGGCGCGCCGTCATGGTCGCGCCCACCAGGCTGGCGAAGTGGTCGGGCTGGTTCTCCACTTTCAGCAGCAGGTCCGATTCGTCGATGATGCCGACCAGGCGGCCGTGCTCGATCACGGGCAGCTGCGCCAGGTCGGCCGAGCGCATGCGGTTGAAGGCGACCATCAGCGTGTCGCTCGGCGCCACGCTGACCACTTCGCCGGCGTCGTGGCGGCGGCCGATCAGGTCGCGCAGGTCGCCCGTGCGGGCGCGCTGGATCAGGCCCTGGTCGACCATCCAGCCGTCGTTGTACATCTTCGACAGGTAGCGCGTGCCGGTATCGCAGACGAAGGTGGCAACGCGTTTCGGCGTGGTCTGCGCGCGGCAGTATTTCAGCGCAGCGGCCAGCAGGGTGCCGGTCGACGAGCCGGCCAGGATGCCCTCGGCGCGCAGCAGTTCGCGGGCGCTGTCGAAGCTTTCCTGGTCCGTGATCGTGTAGGCCTGGCGCACGCCGGAGAAGTCGGCAATCGACGGGATGAAGTCCTCGCCGATGCCCTCCACGGCCCAGGAGCCGCTGGTGGCTGGCACGTTGCCGGTCTGGACGTATTCGGTCAGGATCGAGCCCTTCGGGTCGGCCAGCACGAATTCCAGCGCCGGGTTGGCGCGGGCGAAGTAGCGCGTCAGGCCGGTCAAGGTGCCGGACGAGCCGACGCCTACGACGATCGCGTCGAGCTGGTGGCCCGACTGCTCCCACAGCTCCGGACCGGTGGTGGTCTCGTGCGCCAGCGGATTGGCCGGGTTGTTGAACTGGTCGGCGAAGAACGCGCCGGGCAGGTCCGCGGCCAGGCGCGCGGCCACGTCCTGGTAGTAATCCGGATGGCCCTTGCCGACGTCGGAGCGGGTGATGTGGATCTCCGCGCCCAAGGCCTTCAGGTGCAGCACTTTTTCGGTGGCCATCTTGTCGGGCACGACGAGGATGACGCGGTAGCCCTTGATGCGGCCGACCAGAGCCAGGCCCAGGCCGGTGTTGCCGGCGGTGGCCTCGACGATGACGCCGCCGGGTTGCAGGCGGCCGTCGCGTTCGGCCGCTTCGATGATGGACAGGCCGATGCGGTCCTTGATCGAGCCGCCCGGATTCTGCGATTCGAGTTTCAGGAACAGCTGGCAGGGGCCGGTGTCGAGCCGGGTGACTTCGACCAATGGGGTGTTGCCGATCAGGCCAAATAGGGCTGCGGGCGCCGCGGGGGTGTTGCTATGCATACAGTCTCCTTGTGTGGACGGCCGGGACGATCGTGTCGTCCCCGCCAAGGCGCGCATTGTCGGGTGTGCAAGCTGGCGCCTGAAGGAATGTTTTCGAACATCCTTATGCGAATAGCGATGTTGCCATAACAGTATGCACCTGATCGTGGCAGGGCGCCACCGCCTGTTCCGGATCATCGCGCCGTCTTATAATGCGCGATCAACCAGAACAGCAGGACAGCAGTGGCAAAACTCTATTTCCGTTACTCCGCGATGAACGCGGGCAAATCGACCGCGATGCTGCAGGTCGCCCACAACTACGAAGAGCAGGGCCAGACCGTGCGCCTGTTCACGGCCGCCATCGACGACCGCTTCGGCGTGGGCAAGATCACGTCGCGCCTGGGCCTGCAGCGCGACGTCGAGACGTTCGACGCCGCCACCAACTTCCTGGCACTGGACAAGGTGGCCTGCGTGCTGGTGGACGAGGCCCAGTTCCTGTCCGTGGCGCAGGTGCAGCAGCTGCACCAGCTGGCCCAGGTGCAGGGCGTGCCCGTGATCTGCTACGGCCTGCGCACGGACTTCCGCGGCGAGCCTTTCCCCGGCTCGATCTACCTGCTGGCGCTGGCCGACGACATCGAGGAGCTGAAGAACATCTGCTCGTGCGGCAAGAAGGCGACGATGAATATCCGCGTCGACGCGGACGGCCGCCGCATTCGCCATGGCGAACAGATCAGCATCGGTGGCAACGAGCGCTACCGGCAGGCCTGCGGTCGCTGTTTTTATAGCACCTGAGCATCACTGATGGCCAGTTGCGCCGCCGTCGCGCCTCTCTGGCTGTGCCGGCATGGCGATGCATTGGTGTACCTGGCTCCCTCGCTGGCGCTGGCCGTGGTCTTCCACGCGCTGGCGCGGCGCCACCCGTTCTTTTTCCTGTTCACCCTGGCCGGCACGATCTGCCACGAGCTGGCCCATTTCGTCGTCGGCCTG from Pseudoduganella armeniaca includes the following:
- a CDS encoding pyridoxal-phosphate dependent enzyme — encoded protein: MHSNTPAAPAALFGLIGNTPLVEVTRLDTGPCQLFLKLESQNPGGSIKDRIGLSIIEAAERDGRLQPGGVIVEATAGNTGLGLALVGRIKGYRVILVVPDKMATEKVLHLKALGAEIHITRSDVGKGHPDYYQDVAARLAADLPGAFFADQFNNPANPLAHETTTGPELWEQSGHQLDAIVVGVGSSGTLTGLTRYFARANPALEFVLADPKGSILTEYVQTGNVPATSGSWAVEGIGEDFIPSIADFSGVRQAYTITDQESFDSARELLRAEGILAGSSTGTLLAAALKYCRAQTTPKRVATFVCDTGTRYLSKMYNDGWMVDQGLIQRARTGDLRDLIGRRHDAGEVVSVAPSDTLMVAFNRMRSADLAQLPVIEHGRLVGIIDESDLLLKVENQPDHFASLVGATMTARLETLHPSDSVQALRSTLDRGLTAVVATQDTFYGLITRFDLLNHLRRTLT
- a CDS encoding trans-sulfuration enzyme family protein; its protein translation is MQDDKTSHLATRVIHAGQAPDPSTGAIMPPIYATSTFVQDSPGVHKGLDYGRSHNPTRWAFERCVADLEGGAQGFAFASGLAAISTVLELLDAGSHIVAGDDMYGGTYRLFERVRRRSAGHSFTYADLTNPENLLAALRPETKMVWIETPTNPMLKLADLRTIALICRERGILAVADNTFASPIVQRPLELGFDIVVHSATKYLNGHSDIIGGIAVVAGDERQAAWREQLGFLQNSVGGILGPFDSFLALRGVKTLAIRMERHCASALELAQWLEREPKVRKVYYPGLASHPQHELARRQMDGFGGIISIDLDTDLAGARRFLERCEVFALAESLGGVESLIEHPALMTHATIPPAQRAQLGIGDGLIRLSVGIEHLEDLRRDLQNALAAI
- a CDS encoding thymidine kinase; the protein is MAKLYFRYSAMNAGKSTAMLQVAHNYEEQGQTVRLFTAAIDDRFGVGKITSRLGLQRDVETFDAATNFLALDKVACVLVDEAQFLSVAQVQQLHQLAQVQGVPVICYGLRTDFRGEPFPGSIYLLALADDIEELKNICSCGKKATMNIRVDADGRRIRHGEQISIGGNERYRQACGRCFYST